One segment of Sinorhizobium sp. BG8 DNA contains the following:
- the mbhE gene encoding hydrogen gas-evolving membrane-bound hydrogenase subunit E, with protein MSRLLNLFAVAVFAAIFFGLVAGYGERQTLSPLAIHYLTQVPADLGAPNVVTGILITLRGFDTLGEVAVLFMVAASVGVLLAGKPDDRRPGQEGKADQARRPSELVRNGAEVVLPLIFLFGAYVIMHGHLSAGGGFQGGAIVASGVMLFMLAYPDGRVHHGFLSITESLAGVVYVSIGILGIILAGGFLDSHILPRGEFGAFVSAGAIPIISALLGIKVGAELSVIIDRFRS; from the coding sequence ATGAGCCGCCTTCTCAACCTCTTCGCGGTCGCGGTGTTCGCTGCCATCTTCTTCGGGCTGGTCGCCGGCTATGGCGAACGCCAGACCCTGTCGCCCCTGGCAATCCACTATCTGACGCAGGTTCCGGCGGATCTCGGAGCCCCGAACGTGGTGACCGGCATTCTGATCACGTTGCGCGGTTTCGATACGCTTGGAGAAGTCGCCGTGCTTTTCATGGTGGCGGCGAGCGTCGGCGTCCTCCTTGCGGGCAAGCCGGACGACAGGCGGCCCGGGCAGGAAGGGAAAGCCGACCAGGCACGTCGACCGAGCGAACTGGTGCGCAACGGCGCGGAGGTGGTGCTTCCGCTTATCTTCCTGTTCGGTGCCTATGTCATCATGCACGGACATCTTTCGGCAGGCGGGGGCTTCCAGGGCGGGGCGATCGTGGCCTCCGGCGTCATGCTGTTCATGCTCGCCTATCCGGACGGGCGGGTCCACCACGGGTTTCTCAGCATCACGGAATCGCTCGCGGGTGTTGTCTACGTTTCCATCGGCATACTGGGCATCATTCTCGCCGGTGGCTTTCTCGACAGCCACATCCTGCCGCGCGGCGAGTTCGGGGCGTTCGTCAGCGCGGGCGCCATTCCGATCATATCTGCCCTGCTCGGGATCAAGGTCGGCGCCGAATTGAGCGTCATTATCGACCGGTTCCGCAGTTGA
- a CDS encoding sodium:proton antiporter, with amino-acid sequence MELPISHILLATGFTLVLIGFWGILKHRNILRIIIGFSLIDTGMHIVLVATGYVTGGTAPIIDEALEKADAVRRAVDPIPSALVVTAIVIGFSVTAIMLSFAIRLHETRKTLSIDALTESKW; translated from the coding sequence ATGGAACTGCCAATTTCGCACATCCTTCTCGCCACCGGCTTCACACTCGTGCTGATCGGCTTCTGGGGCATTCTCAAGCATCGCAACATCCTGCGGATCATCATCGGCTTCTCGCTGATCGATACCGGCATGCACATCGTCCTGGTCGCTACGGGCTACGTCACCGGCGGAACGGCGCCGATCATCGACGAGGCTCTCGAGAAGGCCGATGCCGTGCGGCGTGCGGTCGATCCCATTCCTTCGGCGCTGGTGGTGACGGCGATCGTCATCGGCTTCTCGGTGACCGCGATCATGCTCTCCTTCGCGATCCGCCTACACGAGACGAGGAAGACCCTCTCGATCGACGCACTGACGGAGTCGAAATGGTAG
- a CDS encoding proton-conducting transporter membrane subunit has protein sequence MVEGLLQPLNIFLLGLGGGFLIPLLYRIAKPLPAVGFVVALAGMTAISAVCLWRLLHGGPTIEIFTAGSMPPFSINLRFGRWEGFFSLCVNVVALLGAWHQWDRLRTSYPALLLYLILVMGINGMVMTRDLFNQFVFLEIMSIGTYGLLGFERKPSALAASFKYIMATVIASSFFLLGAGLLYHVTGTLNIDEMIANRTLITGPIGTTALLFVLACLILELKPFPANGWGLDVYENASGGLAALVSVGVSAGVFFALFKLLPLFTDHLGILALSGGVTFLFSNLIGLRQTSVQRMLGYSSIAQMGLLMFALSLLTQLGANQALPLVVGGLFINHLFAKAGLFWLAGIVERDEINGWAAVAGNRWVLSVLAMLLVSIAGLPPFPGFWAKWELVMRATAGQQFVWVAVILIGSLLEAAYMFRWFRMARGSPGTQATIPAEPGRLVPAMTAAALLFASGYVMANLSGTVSLPLVIPLGIGAAIFLFDRLPGQAKSVLMLLSVGLAGWWIVRDTTGINELFAATLLAGGLVVGFAGLYREDARPGFHALMTVLLLSIASLLQASTSLEFFFHWEMITLSSYFLIAQGRNAESHTLPFLLFSLASAYCLVAGFALAASANGTTELAALETAGRAAVPAFVLLAVGFLIKAGAVGFHVWLPGAYAEADDDMSAMLSAVISKVAVFGLFMVTYLAIRSEAGLSMAHVMGWIGVLTTIGGAVMALQQTDVKRLLAYSSMSQIGYIVTAIALMSHLGWVTALYLVANHLMVKGILFLAVAGVILRTGTRLLDRTGGLGAKMPFTFAASIVALVSMSGLPPLAGFGGKWLLLSAMVDKGWLALAVLTVLATFIGFLYMFRLGYAVFLGPPQIPQGSIREAPLALLLPQYVLLAGILVLSFYPKLVMDPVSAAIDPFFASTLVWQGMSLETIYGYWNPIPVMGAAAAAAAVLLVLFLLAYKMGRGASLPTGVSHFYAFHRSVLAPLVTPLANWLWAGVCDLVLGAAGLARRVYTGNGQTYALQVLYYVIALYALDVFGLLRN, from the coding sequence ATGGTAGAAGGCCTGCTCCAGCCGCTGAACATCTTCCTCCTCGGCCTTGGCGGCGGCTTTCTCATCCCGTTGCTCTACCGTATCGCCAAGCCGTTGCCGGCCGTCGGTTTCGTGGTGGCGCTTGCGGGGATGACGGCGATTTCCGCGGTCTGCCTGTGGCGGCTCCTGCATGGCGGGCCGACCATCGAGATTTTTACCGCAGGCAGCATGCCGCCGTTCTCGATCAATCTGCGCTTCGGCCGCTGGGAGGGTTTCTTCTCCCTCTGCGTCAATGTCGTCGCGCTCCTCGGGGCCTGGCACCAGTGGGACCGGTTGCGCACGAGCTATCCGGCTCTGCTGCTCTACCTGATCCTGGTCATGGGCATCAACGGCATGGTGATGACCCGCGATCTGTTCAACCAGTTCGTATTCCTCGAGATCATGTCGATCGGTACCTACGGTCTTCTCGGGTTCGAAAGGAAGCCATCGGCGCTCGCAGCGAGCTTCAAGTACATCATGGCGACGGTGATCGCCTCGTCCTTCTTCCTGCTCGGCGCCGGCCTTCTTTACCACGTCACCGGCACGCTCAATATCGACGAGATGATTGCGAACCGGACGCTGATCACGGGCCCCATCGGCACGACGGCGCTGCTTTTCGTGCTCGCCTGCCTGATACTCGAGCTGAAGCCGTTCCCGGCCAATGGCTGGGGGCTCGACGTCTACGAGAACGCGAGTGGCGGTCTTGCCGCACTCGTCTCTGTCGGCGTGTCCGCTGGCGTGTTTTTCGCGCTCTTCAAGCTGCTGCCGCTCTTTACGGACCACCTCGGCATCCTCGCCTTGTCGGGAGGAGTTACCTTCCTCTTCTCCAACCTGATTGGCCTCCGGCAAACCAGCGTCCAGAGAATGCTCGGCTATTCCTCGATCGCGCAGATGGGGCTCCTGATGTTTGCCCTTTCTCTGCTGACCCAGCTTGGCGCCAACCAGGCCCTGCCGCTCGTCGTTGGCGGCCTGTTCATCAACCACCTCTTTGCCAAGGCCGGCCTGTTCTGGCTGGCTGGCATCGTCGAGCGCGACGAGATTAACGGTTGGGCCGCTGTCGCCGGCAATCGTTGGGTGCTTTCAGTCCTGGCCATGCTCCTCGTGTCGATTGCCGGCCTGCCGCCTTTTCCGGGCTTTTGGGCGAAGTGGGAACTCGTCATGCGGGCGACAGCAGGGCAGCAGTTCGTCTGGGTCGCCGTGATCCTGATCGGCTCGCTGCTCGAAGCCGCCTACATGTTCCGCTGGTTCAGGATGGCGAGGGGCTCCCCCGGCACGCAGGCTACGATCCCGGCAGAGCCGGGCCGGCTTGTGCCGGCCATGACCGCTGCAGCGCTCCTCTTTGCAAGCGGCTACGTCATGGCGAACCTCTCCGGCACCGTGTCGCTCCCGCTCGTCATACCGCTTGGCATCGGCGCCGCCATCTTCCTCTTCGACCGGCTTCCCGGGCAGGCTAAATCTGTCCTCATGCTGCTGTCGGTTGGCCTTGCCGGCTGGTGGATCGTTCGCGACACGACAGGCATCAACGAGCTCTTCGCGGCCACCCTGCTTGCCGGCGGACTGGTCGTCGGCTTTGCCGGACTCTATCGCGAGGACGCGCGCCCGGGCTTCCATGCGTTGATGACGGTCTTGCTCCTGTCCATCGCCAGCCTGCTGCAAGCCTCAACCAGCCTCGAATTCTTCTTCCACTGGGAGATGATAACCCTCTCCTCCTATTTCCTGATCGCGCAGGGTCGCAACGCCGAGTCCCATACCCTGCCGTTCCTGCTGTTTTCGCTCGCCTCGGCCTATTGTCTGGTGGCGGGCTTCGCTCTCGCCGCAAGCGCGAACGGCACAACCGAGCTCGCAGCGCTCGAGACCGCCGGCCGCGCCGCCGTGCCGGCTTTCGTGCTGCTGGCCGTGGGTTTCCTGATCAAGGCGGGGGCCGTGGGCTTCCACGTCTGGCTGCCGGGAGCCTATGCGGAGGCCGACGACGACATGTCAGCGATGCTCTCCGCCGTCATCAGCAAGGTGGCTGTGTTCGGCCTGTTCATGGTCACGTACCTTGCCATCCGATCTGAAGCCGGGCTTTCGATGGCCCACGTGATGGGGTGGATCGGCGTCCTGACGACGATCGGCGGTGCCGTGATGGCTCTTCAGCAGACTGACGTGAAGCGCTTGCTCGCCTATTCGAGCATGAGCCAGATCGGCTACATCGTCACGGCAATCGCGCTCATGAGCCATCTCGGCTGGGTGACGGCCCTCTATCTCGTCGCAAACCATCTGATGGTGAAGGGCATCCTTTTCCTTGCCGTCGCCGGCGTGATCCTGCGCACCGGCACAAGACTGCTCGACCGGACGGGCGGCCTCGGAGCGAAGATGCCGTTCACCTTCGCTGCCTCCATCGTGGCACTTGTCTCGATGTCGGGGCTGCCGCCACTGGCGGGTTTCGGCGGCAAGTGGCTTCTCCTCAGCGCCATGGTGGACAAGGGCTGGCTCGCGCTCGCGGTCCTCACCGTGCTCGCGACCTTCATAGGCTTTCTCTACATGTTCCGCCTCGGCTACGCCGTCTTCCTCGGTCCGCCGCAAATTCCGCAGGGCAGCATTCGCGAGGCGCCGCTTGCGTTGCTCCTGCCGCAATACGTTCTGCTTGCCGGAATCCTGGTCCTTTCCTTTTATCCCAAGCTGGTCATGGATCCCGTATCGGCCGCGATCGATCCATTTTTCGCCTCCACGCTGGTGTGGCAGGGCATGTCCCTGGAAACCATCTATGGCTACTGGAACCCCATTCCGGTCATGGGGGCTGCCGCCGCTGCCGCCGCAGTTCTTCTCGTGCTGTTCCTGCTCGCCTACAAGATGGGGAGGGGGGCGTCGCTGCCCACGGGGGTCTCGCACTTCTATGCGTTCCACCGCTCCGTTCTTGCGCCGCTCGTCACGCCGCTTGCCAACTGGCTCTGGGCCGGCGTCTGCGATCTTGTCCTGGGCGCGGCGGGATTGGCCCGGAGGGTCTACACCGGGAACGGCCAGACCTATGCGCTGCAGGTGCTCTACTACGTCATCGCCCTCTATGCGCTCGACGTTTTCGGCCTCCTCCGCAACTAG
- a CDS encoding alpha/beta fold hydrolase — MSPLRMCVFLIMLTCLAGCGGPRATLGLPVASNAAEPAAIVPIYVATTRMRSDNLSLPYSAGRSPTLNFAKFDIGIPKTHVPGHVEKTGRVPDPARHFTAVTYQQIKDRERFIAALNAALAQRAPENQEIFIFVHGYNNNFADSIFRNAQITYDYNIKSVSLHYAWPSGGAIPLYVFDRDSALVARRGLAETLEIAARTKARRIVLVGHSMGAYVVTEALRDLAITGRRWVLDRLGGVVLAAPDIDVDVFQTQVEDMGQIPRPFTIIVSRRDRALGISRRLAGGHPRVGSGSDIAMLQAKEIAVIDASDLDGGRHNVFASSQTMIDVVNNNELMRSVLADDQIPASQTMLADGTSVIEGAASLVIFLPARIIGGVASAVVAR; from the coding sequence ATGTCTCCACTGCGAATGTGTGTATTTCTGATCATGCTCACGTGCCTTGCCGGCTGTGGCGGACCCCGTGCAACGCTCGGCCTACCCGTGGCCTCGAATGCAGCCGAGCCTGCGGCGATCGTTCCGATCTATGTCGCGACCACACGCATGCGCTCCGACAATCTTTCCCTGCCCTATTCGGCCGGACGGTCACCGACGCTCAACTTCGCGAAGTTCGACATCGGCATACCCAAGACCCACGTGCCCGGCCACGTGGAAAAGACAGGCCGCGTCCCCGATCCGGCGCGCCATTTCACGGCAGTGACCTACCAGCAGATCAAGGACAGGGAGCGGTTCATTGCCGCGCTCAATGCGGCGCTTGCGCAGCGCGCGCCGGAGAACCAGGAAATCTTCATCTTCGTTCACGGCTACAACAACAACTTCGCCGACAGTATCTTCCGCAACGCCCAAATTACCTATGACTACAACATCAAGTCGGTCTCGCTTCACTATGCCTGGCCCTCGGGCGGAGCAATTCCGCTCTACGTCTTCGACCGCGACAGCGCCCTCGTTGCACGCAGAGGCCTTGCCGAGACCCTCGAGATCGCCGCGCGGACGAAGGCGCGGCGGATCGTGCTCGTCGGGCATTCGATGGGTGCCTATGTCGTGACGGAGGCGCTACGCGACCTCGCCATCACCGGCCGCCGCTGGGTTCTGGACCGACTGGGCGGCGTGGTTCTCGCTGCACCCGATATCGACGTCGACGTCTTCCAGACGCAGGTGGAGGACATGGGACAGATTCCACGACCTTTCACGATCATCGTCTCGCGGCGCGACCGCGCGCTCGGCATTTCCAGGCGGCTGGCGGGCGGTCATCCGCGGGTCGGCAGCGGTTCCGACATCGCCATGCTGCAGGCCAAGGAGATTGCGGTCATCGATGCCTCGGACCTCGACGGCGGCCGGCACAACGTCTTTGCCAGCTCGCAGACCATGATCGACGTGGTGAACAACAACGAGTTGATGCGTAGCGTCCTTGCGGACGATCAGATCCCGGCGAGCCAGACCATGCTCGCCGACGGTACGTCGGTGATCGAGGGTGCGGCATCGCTGGTGATCTTCCTGCCGGCGCGAATTATCGGCGGCGTGGCGAGTGCGGTGGTTGCACGGTGA
- a CDS encoding efflux RND transporter periplasmic adaptor subunit, translating to MNLRLAASRSSAIIGASGAVLAAFLLVGCQGEDEVAELPPRPVKTIAVSFNPEDTFGSLVGEIRPRTETNFGFRQGGEIRERDVEVGDIVEPGTVLARLDEEDAQDALRKAEANLFAAQAQLQNAETERARQQQLYPRTSTRQALESAIAQASTAQAGVDAAQAGLRIAQTNVDNRVLKANAAGVVTAVGGEVGQVVGGGQMVVRVAQLGDRDAVFQVPEATIQTTGGNARVDVQLLSNPNAKATGTVREISPTADPVTRNFTVRVGLDSAPDDFRFGSAVRGTIRLAGAPAARLPITALFSQGNQSAVWIVDSADSTTKLVPVEVHRFDTSDFLVTKGLASGDNVVVAGVQQLRPGMAVRLLEGSSE from the coding sequence ATGAACCTACGCCTTGCTGCATCGAGATCCAGCGCCATCATCGGCGCGTCGGGCGCGGTTCTGGCCGCATTTCTCCTTGTCGGTTGCCAGGGGGAGGACGAGGTCGCGGAGCTGCCGCCGAGACCGGTCAAGACGATCGCCGTTTCGTTCAATCCGGAAGATACGTTCGGATCGCTCGTCGGAGAGATCCGGCCGCGCACCGAGACCAACTTCGGTTTTCGCCAGGGCGGTGAGATCCGCGAGCGCGACGTCGAAGTCGGCGACATCGTAGAGCCGGGGACCGTTCTCGCCCGTCTCGACGAAGAGGATGCACAGGACGCGCTGCGCAAGGCGGAAGCAAATCTCTTCGCCGCCCAGGCGCAGCTCCAGAACGCCGAGACCGAACGGGCCCGTCAACAGCAGCTCTATCCGCGAACCTCGACGCGCCAGGCTCTCGAGAGCGCGATCGCGCAGGCAAGCACGGCACAGGCCGGCGTGGATGCCGCCCAAGCCGGGCTGCGGATCGCCCAGACCAATGTCGACAACAGGGTGCTCAAGGCAAATGCGGCAGGCGTCGTCACCGCGGTCGGCGGCGAGGTCGGGCAAGTCGTCGGTGGTGGCCAGATGGTCGTGCGCGTCGCCCAGCTTGGTGACCGCGACGCCGTGTTCCAGGTTCCCGAAGCCACGATCCAGACCACCGGCGGCAACGCCCGCGTCGACGTGCAGCTGCTCAGCAACCCGAATGCCAAGGCGACGGGAACGGTCCGCGAGATTTCGCCGACGGCGGATCCGGTCACCCGCAATTTCACGGTCCGCGTCGGGCTGGATTCCGCGCCGGACGATTTCCGCTTCGGAAGTGCCGTGCGCGGCACGATCCGGCTTGCGGGCGCACCGGCAGCCCGGTTGCCCATCACCGCATTGTTCAGCCAGGGCAACCAGTCGGCAGTCTGGATCGTCGATTCAGCCGATAGCACCACCAAGCTGGTGCCGGTGGAGGTTCACCGCTTCGACACGAGCGATTTCCTCGTCACCAAGGGGCTGGCGAGTGGAGACAACGTCGTCGTCGCCGGCGTCCAGCAGCTTCGCCCGGGCATGGCGGTCCGCTTGCTTGAAGGAAGCTCAGAATGA
- a CDS encoding efflux RND transporter permease subunit: MKGGFNLSEWAIQRQSLVIFLVLLSAVAGIIAYINLGRDEDPEFTFKTMVVSAAWPGGTIEQTVDQITDRLERTLEEVPHLDNLRSLTSAGQSVIYVTLDDATPPDLVGESWYQARKKVGDMVSTLPAGVRGPFFNDDFGDTFGIIYAFTSDGFSDREVRDWAYEARNRLLKLENIGKVQLLGTQDETIYIEFSTERLASLGLSASTVISTIQAQNAVLPAGLITSGQDRTILQVSGSLSDENTIRALNIPTTAGFVRLGDIASVVRGTVDPPQPRFRVKGKPAIGIAISMASGGDILQLGQNIDATMLKLENDLPIGINLTHVASQPTVVKTAIRSFTTSLGQAVVIVLGVSFLALGLRAGLAVAVSIPLVLALTFLFMDITGIALQRVSLGALIIALTLMIDDTMVTVETMMAKLEQGYERVKAAAHAYTSTAFPMLAGTLVTIAGFIPVGFASSSSGEYARSLFLVIGFALIVSWLVAVLLTPVVGLAVLKSGTGGGTKQDGALIRGFKNFLRTCMHMRLVVILATAGVFVLALLGSSLMKRQFFPPSDRPELILQLTLPQSVSQEATAAEVAKAEEILAADEDVADWSFYIGSDPIRFYLSMDLQPPAPSRAQAIVIAKSVGARDALQKRLQQALNERLPDIVVRVSPLEMGPPVGWPVQYRVSGPDIPGVRAVAWQVADALSKMPGVVEPNLDWNEPIRKVVINVDQDRARLVGLNSSVIAQTLFATASGIPITQVRDSIYLVNVVARATGEERVDISTLRSLQIPVGPNHTVPLSSIASIEYQVTQPLIWRHERSTTITVQADTAEGVMAAGVVDAASGKIEELRRANPNYQIEVGGAVEGAEEGLASVVEMLPVMAIIILIVLMFQLQSVQRLLLVVSVVPLGLIGVVLIMLITNTPVGFIAVLGMIALIGMITRNSVVLIDQIDQRMEEKGKSWQGVIDVTAQRLRPVFLTAGSTVLGMLPIIRDPFWSPLAFTVIGGLVVAAALTLVFLPVLYVLWFRIPAEPEPAKVDAAVPEPVAAGG, from the coding sequence ATGAAGGGCGGCTTCAATCTATCGGAGTGGGCGATCCAGCGACAGAGCCTGGTGATCTTCCTCGTGCTGCTCAGCGCTGTCGCCGGGATCATCGCCTACATCAATCTCGGGCGGGACGAGGATCCGGAGTTCACCTTCAAGACGATGGTCGTTTCCGCCGCCTGGCCGGGCGGCACGATCGAGCAGACGGTGGACCAGATCACCGACCGTCTCGAACGTACGCTCGAGGAGGTCCCGCATCTCGACAACCTGCGCAGCCTCACCTCCGCCGGGCAGTCCGTCATCTACGTGACGCTGGACGATGCGACGCCGCCTGATCTGGTGGGGGAATCCTGGTACCAGGCTCGCAAGAAGGTCGGCGACATGGTGTCGACGCTGCCCGCCGGCGTGCGCGGCCCGTTCTTCAACGACGACTTCGGCGACACGTTCGGCATCATCTACGCCTTCACGTCCGACGGCTTCAGCGACCGGGAAGTCCGTGACTGGGCATACGAGGCGCGCAACCGCCTGCTGAAGCTCGAGAATATCGGCAAGGTTCAGCTGCTGGGGACCCAGGACGAGACGATCTACATCGAGTTCTCGACCGAGCGGCTGGCGAGCCTCGGTCTCAGCGCCTCGACGGTGATCTCCACGATCCAGGCGCAGAACGCCGTCCTGCCTGCCGGCCTCATCACATCCGGGCAGGATCGGACGATCCTCCAGGTTTCCGGCAGTCTCAGCGACGAGAACACCATTCGCGCCCTGAACATTCCGACGACCGCGGGCTTCGTGCGCCTCGGGGATATCGCGAGCGTCGTGCGCGGGACGGTCGATCCGCCCCAGCCGCGCTTCCGCGTCAAGGGCAAGCCGGCCATCGGCATCGCTATCTCCATGGCCTCGGGTGGCGACATCCTGCAGCTCGGTCAGAATATCGACGCGACAATGCTGAAGCTGGAGAACGATCTGCCGATCGGCATCAACCTGACGCACGTCGCGAGCCAGCCAACCGTCGTCAAGACGGCGATCCGCAGCTTCACGACGTCGCTGGGGCAGGCAGTCGTCATCGTTCTCGGCGTGAGCTTCCTGGCGCTTGGGCTACGCGCCGGGCTCGCCGTCGCCGTGTCCATCCCGCTCGTCCTGGCGCTGACCTTCCTGTTCATGGACATCACCGGCATCGCCTTGCAGCGCGTTTCGCTCGGCGCGCTGATCATAGCGCTGACGCTGATGATCGACGACACGATGGTGACGGTCGAAACCATGATGGCGAAACTCGAACAGGGCTACGAGCGCGTCAAGGCGGCAGCACATGCCTATACATCGACGGCATTTCCCATGCTCGCGGGCACGCTGGTCACGATCGCCGGCTTCATTCCGGTCGGCTTCGCAAGCTCGTCCTCGGGCGAATATGCGCGTTCGCTGTTTCTGGTGATCGGCTTCGCGCTCATCGTCTCGTGGCTGGTCGCCGTGCTGCTCACGCCCGTCGTCGGCCTTGCCGTTCTCAAGTCCGGGACCGGGGGTGGCACAAAGCAGGACGGAGCGCTGATCCGCGGTTTCAAGAACTTCCTGCGCACATGCATGCACATGCGCCTCGTCGTCATCCTTGCCACCGCCGGCGTTTTTGTCTTGGCACTTCTCGGTTCGTCGCTGATGAAGCGACAGTTCTTCCCACCATCCGACAGGCCGGAACTGATCCTGCAGCTTACCCTGCCACAAAGCGTGTCGCAGGAGGCGACCGCCGCGGAGGTTGCCAAGGCGGAAGAGATACTTGCCGCCGACGAGGACGTGGCGGACTGGAGCTTCTACATCGGTTCGGATCCGATCCGGTTCTATCTGTCCATGGATCTTCAGCCGCCGGCGCCTTCCCGCGCGCAGGCCATCGTGATCGCCAAGAGTGTCGGCGCCCGTGACGCATTGCAGAAGCGCCTCCAGCAAGCTCTGAATGAACGGTTGCCCGACATCGTTGTTAGGGTCTCGCCGCTCGAAATGGGGCCGCCGGTCGGCTGGCCCGTGCAGTATCGAGTGAGCGGACCCGACATTCCGGGTGTCCGGGCGGTTGCCTGGCAGGTCGCCGACGCCCTCAGCAAGATGCCCGGAGTGGTCGAGCCCAACCTCGACTGGAACGAGCCTATCCGCAAGGTCGTGATCAATGTCGACCAGGATCGCGCCCGGCTAGTCGGCCTCAATTCGTCGGTCATTGCCCAGACGCTATTTGCCACCGCGTCCGGCATCCCGATCACGCAGGTCAGGGATTCGATCTATCTCGTCAATGTCGTGGCAAGGGCGACGGGCGAGGAACGCGTCGACATCAGTACGCTGCGCTCGCTGCAGATCCCCGTCGGACCCAACCACACGGTACCGCTCTCCAGCATTGCGTCGATTGAGTACCAGGTGACCCAACCTCTCATCTGGCGGCATGAGCGATCCACGACCATAACCGTCCAGGCGGACACGGCGGAAGGCGTGATGGCCGCCGGTGTCGTCGACGCCGCGTCCGGCAAGATCGAAGAGCTCCGCCGCGCCAACCCGAATTACCAGATTGAGGTCGGAGGTGCGGTCGAGGGAGCTGAGGAGGGGTTGGCCTCGGTGGTCGAGATGCTTCCGGTCATGGCGATCATCATCCTTATCGTGCTGATGTTCCAGCTGCAGAGCGTGCAGCGTCTGTTGCTCGTCGTCAGCGTCGTGCCGCTGGGGCTGATCGGCGTCGTTCTGATCATGCTGATTACAAACACGCCCGTCGGCTTCATCGCGGTTCTCGGCATGATCGCACTCATCGGCATGATCACCCGAAACTCCGTGGTGCTCATCGACCAGATCGATCAGAGGATGGAGGAGAAGGGCAAGTCATGGCAGGGGGTCATCGATGTCACGGCCCAGCGCCTGAGGCCGGTGTTCCTGACGGCTGGTTCGACGGTCCTCGGGATGCTTCCGATCATCCGCGACCCGTTCTGGTCGCCCCTCGCATTCACCGTCATCGGAGGCCTGGTCGTTGCCGCGGCACTGACGCTCGTCTTCCTGCCGGTGCTTTATGTCCTCTGGTTCCGCATCCCTGCGGAGCCCGAACCGGCCAAGGTCGATGCGGCGGTACCGGAGCCCGTCGCGGCCGGCGGCTAA
- a CDS encoding DUF1269 domain-containing protein, translated as MSDLIAIVYPTEEKAEEVRKRLFELQKEYLIKVGDAVIATKSEDGKVKLNQLVNTTVAGAASGSFWGLLVGVLFLNPLLGVAVGAASGALGGALTDVGINDDFMKDLAGNLQPGNAALFVLVKEMTADKVLKEISGYGGVVLRTSLDETKEQVLRDALQKATAAG; from the coding sequence ATGTCTGATCTGATTGCAATCGTCTATCCGACCGAAGAAAAAGCCGAAGAGGTGCGCAAGCGCCTGTTCGAACTTCAGAAGGAGTATCTGATCAAGGTCGGTGATGCCGTGATCGCCACGAAGTCGGAAGACGGAAAGGTGAAGCTGAACCAGCTCGTCAACACGACCGTCGCCGGCGCTGCCTCGGGCAGCTTCTGGGGGCTTCTGGTCGGCGTCCTGTTCCTCAATCCGCTGCTCGGCGTCGCCGTCGGTGCCGCCTCCGGGGCGCTCGGCGGCGCCCTGACCGATGTCGGGATCAACGATGACTTCATGAAGGATCTCGCCGGAAACCTGCAGCCTGGCAATGCTGCCCTGTTCGTCCTCGTCAAGGAAATGACCGCAGACAAGGTGCTCAAGGAAATCTCCGGCTATGGCGGCGTGGTCCTGAGGACCTCTCTCGACGAGACCAAGGAGCAGGTCCTTCGCGACGCATTGCAGAAGGCAACTGCGGCCGGATAG